The window GTGAGGACCTGGTCGGCGGCCTTGCGCGCCGTGGTCATGCAGACGCCGACGCCCACGCCGTCGTACAGGGCGCCGCACACCGCGAGTCCGGGCTGCGTCGCCACCGACTCGCGGATCCGCTTCACCCGGTCCAGGTGGCCGACGGTGTACTGCGGCAGGGCGTCGTCCCAGCGGCTCACCCGGGTCGCCACCGGACCGCCGGTCACTCCGGTGGCCGCGGCGAGCTCGGCCGCCGCCACCGCCACGAGATCGGCGTCGTCGCGCTGCAGCAGGTGCTCCTCGCCGAACCGCCCGAGCGCGCAGCGGACGATCTCCACCTCGCCCGCCAGGTGCGGCCACTTCACCGTCGTGAAGGTGACTTCCTTGACCAGCTTCCCCTCCACCGCGGGCACCCGGTAGGCGGCGTACCCCCGGCCGGCGAGCCCGCCGGGGAACGCCGCGCGGGGGTAGGCGAGGGTGACCGTGGCCACGCTCGCGTACGGGACCTCGGCGAGCGCCGAGACGGCGGCGCCGGTCCCGGGCACCCCGGCGAGCAGCCGGCTCGCGGGGCCGGCCGGAACCGCGACGATGACGGCGTCCGCCTCGATGTACTCCGGGTCGGTGACCGGGCCCAGCGTCAGCCGCCAGCCGTCCGCGGTCCGCGCCAGCTCCCTGACGGCCGCCCCGGTGCGCAGCGACGCGTCCGGCGCCGCTGCCAGTACGTCCCGTACGAGCGCGGGCGGCAGCGAACCGAACCCGCCCTCGAGGGTGGCGACGCTCACCGGCGGCGGCTTCTCCCCCTCCGCGAGCTGCGGCGTCAGCGAGCCCGCCGCGTCCGCGAGCGAGACGTGACTGCGGGCCGCCATGGCCAGCGGGGTCAGCGTGGCCTCGAACGACAGGTCCTCGGCACGGCCGGAGAACACACCGGCGAGGAACGGGTCGACGAGGCGGTCGACGACCTCCTGGCCGAGCCGCCCCCCGACGTACGACGCGACCGAGACGTCGCCGTCCCGGTCGAACGAGGGCAGTGCGAGATCCTGCCGCGCGCGGTCGAGGCCGGCGGCGGACAGCACGCCGGACCGGGCGAGGTCGTCCAGGTCACAGGGCACGCCCATGAACTGGCGGTCGGGCTGCTGCCGGATCTCGTCCCTGGTCCAGATCGCCGACGCGGTGACACCGGCCGACATGATGCGGTCGCCGAGCCCGGCTTCCTTGATCAGTCCGGTGGTCTTGCGGCGGTTGGCGTACAGCGACTCGGCGCCCTCGTCGACCGCGACGCCCGCCACCTCGGAGACCGACAGCTTCCCGCCGATCCGCGAGGACCCCTCCAAGAGCGTCACCCGGACCGGCTCGTTGCGCAGATGGAACGCCGCCGACAGTCCCGCGATACCACCCCCGACGATGACCACATGGGGCTTGCCGCTCGCCTGATCCCGTTCGCTCCCAGCCATTCCACCAGCTCCTTCATGGTTACGGTGTCGTAGAGCCGTCCCCGCGCCGACGGGCGGCGCTGGGACAGGTTTTGGCAGTCTTTCCGGGAACCCCCGAACCCCGGTCGAGGGCGGCTGGACCCTAAACGCCGGCCGTGCCGAACCAGCGGTGGAGGGCCTCGGTGAGGTCGTCGGTGGTGCCGGGGGAGGTCCAGGCGACGTAGCCGTCGGGGCGGATGAGGACGGTGTCGAGGGCGGGGTCGGGCCGGGTGGTCCAGGTGCCGGTGACTGTGTCGATCCGGTCGGCGAGGTCGTTCGCGAGCTGTCCGGTCGTGGCGTCGGTCGTGCTGCCGGTGGTGATGAGCAGGCCGCGTCCGGTGTGCAGGAGGTCGGCGATGCGGGTGCGGGTGCCGTCGGGGAGGGTGAGTTCGCGTTCCGGCGGCATGCGCAGGCCGAGCAGGGGGTGGTCGCCCTTGCCCAGGTCGTAGCGGACGCCGAGGTTGCTCAGCATGCCGGCCAGGTGCTCGGCGGCGTCGGCGTGGGAGACCAGCTCGGCCATGATGTCGCGGACCGGGTCCATGTCCTCTCCGGTGAGCCGCAGTTCGATCGCCGCGCGGGCGTTGCGCGCCAACTGCTCCCCGATGGGGTGGCGTTCGGCGTGGTAGGTGTCGAGCAGACCCTCCGGCGCCCAGCCCTTGACCGTCGCCGCCAGCTTCCAGCCGAGGTTCACCGCGTCCTGGACGCCCACGCTCAGGCCCTGCGCCATGGCCGGGGGCTGCACGTGCGCGGCGTCGCCCGCCAGGAACACCCGGCCGCGCCGGTACGCGGCGGCGGCCCGTGAGGCGTCGGTGAAGCAGCTGATCCAGCGGCACGTCCCGTGGTGGATGGACTCGCCGGTGAGCCGCTGCCAGGCATCGGCGAGGTCGGCGAAGGTGAGCGAGTCCCGATCGCGCGGCGGCGTGCCGGCCTCGTGGACCACGACCCGGGTGACGCCGTTCTCCAGGTCCATCGCCATGACCATGCTGCCGCCCGGCAGGTCCTCGCCGATCCGCCGCTTGCGGGTGTCGATGCCGGTGACGTCGGCGGTGAAGAAGCCGCGCCGGCCGTCGGTGCCGGGGAAGCCGATCCCGGCCAGCTTGCGGACCGAACTCCGCCCGCCGTCACAGCCGATCAGGTAGCGGGCCGATTCCTCCCGGTGGCCCTCGGGGCCGTCGACGGTCACCACGACGGCGCCGTCGGTCTCGTGGAAGCCGGTCACCTCGTAGCCGCGCAGGATCGGCACGCCGAGTTCGGTCACCCAGCCCTCCAGCATCCGCTCGGTGCGGAACTGGGAGATGCCCCGGTGCCCGTAGTGGTCCTGCGCCAGCCCGCCGAGGTCGATGCGGACCCCGCCGAAGTGGCTGTCGGCGGGCTCGGTCGCGCCGAGCCGGCCGAGCAGGCCCCGCTGGTCGAAACACTCGGCGGTGCGCTTGGTGAAGCTCGCGCCGCGCGACTCCCGCGGCGGGGCGGGCAGCCGTTCGTAGACGACGACGTCCACGCCGCGGAGCTTGAGCTCGCCTGCCGTCATCAGCCCGACCGGGCCCGCTCCGACGACGATTACATCCCTGGCCATGCGTACGCTCCTCTTCTGCTGGGGGTTCCGTCGATGCCGCCGGTCACGGTCACCGGTCGGCGGGCTGCGGGACGCCGGCTGTGCCGAACCAGCGGTGGAGGGTCTCGGTGAGGTCGTCGGTGGTGCCGGGGGAGGTCCAGGCGACGTAGCCGTCGGGGCGGATGAGGACGGTGTCGAGGGCGGGGTCGGGCGGGGTGGTCCAGGTGCCGGTGACGGTGTCGATCCGGTCGGCGAGGTCGTTCGCGAGCTGTCCGGCGGTGCTGTCCGCCGTGCTGCCGGTGGTGATGAGCAGGCCGCGTCCGGTGTGCAGGAGGTCGGCGATGCGGGTGCGGGTGCCGTCGGGGAGGGTGAGTTCGCGTTCCGGCGGCATGCGCAGGCCGAGGAGGGGGTGGTCGCCCTTGCCCAGGCCGTAGCGGATGCCGAGGCCGCTGACGATCCCGGCGACCTGCTCCGCCGCTCCCTTGTGGGCCAGCAGCTCGCCCATGACCTCGCGGACCGGGTTCATGGTGTCCTCGCCGAGGTAGACCTTCGCCGCGGCCCGGGCGTTGCGGATCAACTCCCGTCCGACCGGGTGGCGTTCGGCGTGGTAGGTGTCGAGCAGACCCTCGGGCGCCCAGCCCTTGACCGTCGCCGCCAGCTTCCAGCCGAGGTTCGCGGCGTCCTGCAGGCCGGCGCTGAGTCCCCACGCGGCCAGCGGCGGGATCTCGTGCGCGGCGTCGCCCGCCAGGAGCACCCGGCCGCGCCGGTACTCCTCGGCCAGCGCGGCGGAGTTGCCGCAGGCCCACAGCCACTGGGGTTCCGCGTGGTGGATGGACTCGCCGGTGAGCTTCTGCCACGCGTCGGCCACCTGCGCGAACGTCAGCGACTCCGGGTCCGGACGGGCCGGCAGCGCCAGGTCGTGGATGACGACGCGGAAGCGGCCCTCGCCCAGCGGTGTGCACACGACCATGCTGCCGCCGGGGAGGCGCTCGCCGATGGGACGCGGGCGCAGGGCGACGCCGGTGATCTCCGCGGTGTACATGCCCCGGGTGGCCTCCCAGCCGGGCGCCGGGATGCCGGCCAGCGCGCGGACGGTGCTTCCCGCGCCGTCGCAGCCGACCAGGTAGGCGGCGTGCTCCTCGCCGGGGCCGTCGGGGCCGGCGAAGGAGACCACGACGCCCTCGGGGGTCTCGCGCAGTGCGGTCACCTCGTGGCCGCGGCGCACCGGGACGCCGAGGTCGGCCAGCCAGCCGCTCAGTGCCTCCTCGGTCCTGGCCTGGGACAGACCGAGCACGCCGCTGTGGTCCTCGTCGAGCATGCCGAGGTCGAAGCGGACCCCGCCGAAGTGCCCCATGGGGCCCCAGCGGAACTCGCCCAGCCGGGGGAGCAGCCCGCGCTGGCCCAGGGATTCGGCGGCCCGCCGGTTGAAGCCGAGGGCGCGGGATTCCCCGCTCGGTGCGGGCAGTTTGTCGTAGACGACCACGTCCACTCCGCCGAGGCGGAGTTCCCCGGCCAGCATCAGGCCGACAGGCCCCGCGCCGACCACTATGACGTCAGTTGTTTTCATATTCAGGCCTTCTGCGCTGTGGCAATGGTTGGCCGTTGTGAAGCTACCCAGCGCCATGTTCGGCCGCAATGAGTCGAATGCGTGCGCCGGTGGAGCGTTCAACCGAGGAATTCTTGTGCTTGAACGCGGACATGAACGCTTGAACGCTGGGACCGAATGGCAATGTAGGAGGTGCCCCCGACTTTCACCTCTTACTAATCTGCGGGCATGAGAAATTCACGGGGCGCCTGAAGCAGAACGCCCCTCACGAAGGGAAAAGACGTGCCGGTCGAGAAGATCGCGCTCATCACGGGCGCCAACAAGGGCATCGGATTCGCCATCGCGCGGCAGCTCGGTGAGCAGGGGATCGTCGTCCTCGTCGGTGCGCGGGACGAGGTGCTCGGCAAGCAGGCAGCCGACACGCTGGCCGGCGACGGCATCACGGCGGTACCGCTCCGGCTCGACGTGACCGACCCGGCCTCCGTGGCCGAGGCCGCCCGCGAGATCGAACGGCGGTACCGACGCCTGGACATCCTGGTGAACAACGCCGGCGTCGCGGGCGGTTTCACCGGGGCGTCGGGCGAGGCGACCGCCGCCGACCTGCGGGAGGTCTACGAGACCAACGTCTTCGGCGTGGTCACCGTGACCCACGCCCTGCTGCCGCTGCTGCGCCTCTCCCCGGCCGGCCGCGTCGTCAACCTGTCCAGCCACGTGGGGTCGCTGACCCTGAACTCGGATCCGGGGTCCCCGCTGGCGGGCCTCGACATGATCGCCTACCAGTCCTCGAAGACCGCGCTGAACGCGGTCACGGTCGCGTACGCGAAAGAGCTGCGCGGGACCCCGATCAAGGTCAACGCCGCCCTCCCCGGAGTGGTGGCCACCGACATCAACCACCACCGCGGTCACCGGACACCAGCCGAAGGAGCGGTGATCGCGGTCCGGCTCGCCCTGCTGGACGAGGCCGGCCCGTCAGGCGCGTGCCTGGCGGACGACGGACCCGTTCCGTGGTAGCGCGGAACGGCATCAACAGAGAAGAGGAATGGCTGTGCTCCAGATCACGATCAGCGACCTCCAGACCATCCTGCACCAGTGCGCGGGCGAGGCCGAGGACGCGCTGCCGCTCGAGCAGGCGCCCGACCGCCCCTTCGACGAGCTGGGGTACGACTCCCTCGCGCTGCTGGAGACGCACAGCAGGATCGAGCGGGACTTCGGCGTCGAGCTCTCCGAGGACGAGGTCGGCCTGATGAACACCGCCCGGGAACTCGTCGAGTTCGTCAACTCGCTGCTGCAGCTGAAGGTGATGTCGGCGGTCTGATCCCGTGACGGACCGAGGCCGTTCGCGGCCATCACAACCGATCGTCGCGCCGGGCGGGGACCCGGCGGACAACAGACATGGAGAGAGACAGTGACGGTTGAGGGAACGATCCTGGTGCTGGGCGGTACCGGCCGGCAGGGCGGGGCGGTGGCCCGCGAACTGCTGCGGCGCGGGCGGACCGTGCACGCCCTGGTCCGCGACCCGGGCAAGGAGGAGGCGCGGGCGCTCGCCGAGGCGGGCGCCGTCCTGGTCCGCGGCGACCTGGACGACGAGGCGTCGCTGGCGGCGGCGATGGAGGGCGTCCACGGGGTGTTCAGCGTCCAGACGTTCCGGGGACCGGGCGGGGTCGAGGCGGAGGAGCGCCAGGGCAG of the Streptomyces sp. NBC_01294 genome contains:
- the hemG gene encoding protoporphyrinogen oxidase; protein product: MAGSERDQASGKPHVVIVGGGIAGLSAAFHLRNEPVRVTLLEGSSRIGGKLSVSEVAGVAVDEGAESLYANRRKTTGLIKEAGLGDRIMSAGVTASAIWTRDEIRQQPDRQFMGVPCDLDDLARSGVLSAAGLDRARQDLALPSFDRDGDVSVASYVGGRLGQEVVDRLVDPFLAGVFSGRAEDLSFEATLTPLAMAARSHVSLADAAGSLTPQLAEGEKPPPVSVATLEGGFGSLPPALVRDVLAAAPDASLRTGAAVRELARTADGWRLTLGPVTDPEYIEADAVIVAVPAGPASRLLAGVPGTGAAVSALAEVPYASVATVTLAYPRAAFPGGLAGRGYAAYRVPAVEGKLVKEVTFTTVKWPHLAGEVEIVRCALGRFGEEHLLQRDDADLVAVAAAELAAATGVTGGPVATRVSRWDDALPQYTVGHLDRVKRIRESVATQPGLAVCGALYDGVGVGVCMTTARKAADQVLTWLKKEAATRSVAVGV
- a CDS encoding FAD-dependent monooxygenase, giving the protein MARDVIVVGAGPVGLMTAGELKLRGVDVVVYERLPAPPRESRGASFTKRTAECFDQRGLLGRLGATEPADSHFGGVRIDLGGLAQDHYGHRGISQFRTERMLEGWVTELGVPILRGYEVTGFHETDGAVVVTVDGPEGHREESARYLIGCDGGRSSVRKLAGIGFPGTDGRRGFFTADVTGIDTRKRRIGEDLPGGSMVMAMDLENGVTRVVVHEAGTPPRDRDSLTFADLADAWQRLTGESIHHGTCRWISCFTDASRAAAAYRRGRVFLAGDAAHVQPPAMAQGLSVGVQDAVNLGWKLAATVKGWAPEGLLDTYHAERHPIGEQLARNARAAIELRLTGEDMDPVRDIMAELVSHADAAEHLAGMLSNLGVRYDLGKGDHPLLGLRMPPERELTLPDGTRTRIADLLHTGRGLLITTGSTTDATTGQLANDLADRIDTVTGTWTTRPDPALDTVLIRPDGYVAWTSPGTTDDLTEALHRWFGTAGV
- a CDS encoding FAD-dependent monooxygenase, with protein sequence MKTTDVIVVGAGPVGLMLAGELRLGGVDVVVYDKLPAPSGESRALGFNRRAAESLGQRGLLPRLGEFRWGPMGHFGGVRFDLGMLDEDHSGVLGLSQARTEEALSGWLADLGVPVRRGHEVTALRETPEGVVVSFAGPDGPGEEHAAYLVGCDGAGSTVRALAGIPAPGWEATRGMYTAEITGVALRPRPIGERLPGGSMVVCTPLGEGRFRVVIHDLALPARPDPESLTFAQVADAWQKLTGESIHHAEPQWLWACGNSAALAEEYRRGRVLLAGDAAHEIPPLAAWGLSAGLQDAANLGWKLAATVKGWAPEGLLDTYHAERHPVGRELIRNARAAAKVYLGEDTMNPVREVMGELLAHKGAAEQVAGIVSGLGIRYGLGKGDHPLLGLRMPPERELTLPDGTRTRIADLLHTGRGLLITTGSTADSTAGQLANDLADRIDTVTGTWTTPPDPALDTVLIRPDGYVAWTSPGTTDDLTETLHRWFGTAGVPQPADR
- a CDS encoding SDR family oxidoreductase, whose amino-acid sequence is MPVEKIALITGANKGIGFAIARQLGEQGIVVLVGARDEVLGKQAADTLAGDGITAVPLRLDVTDPASVAEAAREIERRYRRLDILVNNAGVAGGFTGASGEATAADLREVYETNVFGVVTVTHALLPLLRLSPAGRVVNLSSHVGSLTLNSDPGSPLAGLDMIAYQSSKTALNAVTVAYAKELRGTPIKVNAALPGVVATDINHHRGHRTPAEGAVIAVRLALLDEAGPSGACLADDGPVPW
- a CDS encoding acyl carrier protein, producing the protein MLQITISDLQTILHQCAGEAEDALPLEQAPDRPFDELGYDSLALLETHSRIERDFGVELSEDEVGLMNTARELVEFVNSLLQLKVMSAV